In Acidimicrobiales bacterium, the sequence CGGGCCATCGAGCAGGAGGAGGCGGCGGTCGACCGGGTCAACGAGATCCTCGACCTGCTCGACCTCACCGACATCGCCTATCGGCCGACGGGCGACCTGCCCTTCGGCGTGCTGCGCATGGTCGAGGTGGCCAGGGCGCTGGTGACCGGGTTCCGGGTGATCATGCTCGACGAGCCCGCGTCGGGCCTCGACAACACCGAGACCGACCGGCTGATCGAGGTGCTGCGCTTCGTGCGCGGCCTCGGGGTGACGCTGCTGCTGATTGAGCACGACGTGCGGATGGTCACCGGCGTGTCCGACTACATGTACGTCCTGGAACAGGGGCGCATAATCGCCGAAGGGGTGCCCGAGGACATTCAGCGCAACCCGGCGGTCATTGCCGCCTACCTTGGCGAGCCCGCCGACGCGTCCGAGAAGGAGATGGTGGGCTGATGGCGCTGCTCGAGGTCAACGACATCGACGTGTTCTACGGGTCGGTGCAGGCGCTGCGCGGCGTCAGCCTCCAGGTCGACGTGGGCGAGCGGGTGGCGCTGCTGGGCGCCAACGGGGCGGGCAAGACGACGACCCTGCGGACGATCTCGGGGCTGCTGGCGCCGAAGCGGGGCTCGATCGTCTTCAACGGCGAGGACATCGCGGGCATGCCCGCTTATGCGGTGGTCGGCAAGGGGATCGCCCACGGGCCGGAGGGCCGTGCGCTGTTCCCCGGGCTGAGCGTGGAGGAGAACCTGCGCTTCGGGTACCTCCCGAGGCGCAAGGACAAGGTTGGCTACCGTGCCGCGCTCGACCAGGTCTTCGCCTACTTCCCGCGGCTGCAGGAGCGGCGCAACCAGGCGGCGGGCACCATGTCGGGCGGCGAGCAGCAGATGCTTGTGGTTGCCCGCGCTCTCATGAGCTCGCCCAAGCTGTTGATCGTCGACGAACT encodes:
- a CDS encoding ABC transporter ATP-binding protein, with the protein product MALLEVNDIDVFYGSVQALRGVSLQVDVGERVALLGANGAGKTTTLRTISGLLAPKRGSIVFNGEDIAGMPAYAVVGKGIAHGPEGRALFPGLSVEENLRFGYLPRRKDKVGYRAALDQVFAYFPRLQERRNQAAGTMSGGEQQMLVVARALMSSPKLLIVDELSLGLAPKIVALLFEIIRDVNAQGTAVLIVEQFVHTALENTDRAYVLTKGEVVLERRSSELAGSDELLSSYLGGGEPAAADSPPPVTNGNGNGHRRRRSRSS